TCTTCCATGATGAGCGGGTGACCGATAAATATGTGACGATCAGCGCCATACCGCCGGTGCGCGAGAAGACCATATGCCAGACCGCACCGCCATCGCGTGCCGCCTGGTGCATGAGGACAAAGTAAAAGCCAAATCCAATGCCTGCAAGCAGAGGCAGTTTCAAGTCGGAGAGATGCGAGAGGATGTCTTTCACGCCACCTTCGCTTTGTGAGACCATCCATACCGCAAAAAGGGCAAAGCCAAATCCGATCAAAGTGGGGATACCCGGAATGCCTTCAGTGAAGATGCCCACCAGCACCGGTAGGACCGCTGCCAGCAAAGCGGATACAGGCGCGGCGACGCTCATCAACCCCAGGGTCATCGAGTGATATAACAGCATCAAACCGATCGTGCCGAGTGCCCCTGCAAGGAGCGCAAAGATTTGCGCCCGCCGATCCGGGAGCGGTTCGTTCACAAATGCCAATACGAGAAATAAAAAGACAACACCGATCACTTCTGCGTAGAAGACCGAACGGTATGCCCCAACCTTGCGCGCTGCAAGCCCGCCCGTAAAATCACCCGCGCCCCAACTGAGCGCGGATGCAAGACCCAATAGAATCGATAACATAGTGCGCGATTATACCGTGCCAGTACTTTTGTCCAATTGAAGGTCAAGCGCTCCTCATGTAGAATTTTTATATCTTATTGGTATTTTATCGGTAGGAGAGAGTTGACGAGGTCGCCTTCAGAGGGCGACCTCGTCGTTTTAATTCTCTAACACTTCTCTTATTTTCCTCCCCTTGACCAAAACTTAACTCAGGCATAAAGTTAAGCCCGCTTAACTAAAAAGAAGGCTTAACTATGACCTCTACCCTCCAAATAAAACACTCCCTGCGCGAATGGATGGACGTTTTCATGCACCGCTCCATGCGCGGCTGGATGACCTTCGCAAAGTCCACCGGGCTTTCGATGCCGCAGTTCAGCATCCTGATGCAGCTGCATCATCGCGGGCCATGCGGCATGTCTGAGATCAGCGAACGGTTCGACATCACCGCCGCAGCAGCGAGTCAACTCACGGACAAACTCGTACAGGGCGGTTACATCGAACGCGCTGAAGATCCCAATGACCGCCGCGCCAAGTCCATTCAACTGACGCCAAAAGGCAAAGAGTTGGTGGAAGCCGGTATGACCGAGCGTTATCGCTGGATGGATGAACTCGTCTCCAAGCTTTCAGCGGAGGATAAACCCAAAGTGGTTGAGGCGCTCAAAGTCCTGACTGAGGCGGCACGTCAACTCGACGAAACTGCATAAAGTCTCTCCCCCTTCTACAAAATCCCTCCATAATCTTTTGTTACACATATCGTGCCATTTCGATATTAAGGAGCTTTACTTCGTATGATGAAATTAATGAAGTTCGTAAAACCCTATCGATGGATGCTGCTGCTTTCCATCACGTTGATCTTCGCACAGGCAAACCTCGACCTCGCCCTGCCTGATTATCTTTCGCGCATCGTCAACACCGGCATTCAACAAGGCGGCGTGCAAGATTCCCTGCCCGAAGCCATCCGCGCCAGTGAGATGGATAAGGTCGTCATCTTTTTGAGCGCGGAAGATAAAGAGGACATTCTCGCCTCTTACTCGCTCGTCACTGATTCTTCTCCCGATTACGAGTCCTACCTTGAGAAGTATCCCACTCTCGCGGATGAACCCATTTATGTAATGAACGACATCGCGCAGAGTGAAGTGGATCGTCTCAACCCAATCATGGCAAAAGCCCTGCTGACGGTTTCCGGCATCGAGCAAGCCTTGACAGACCCCGCAGCAGCCGCCCAAATGAGCGGAGCCTTCGGCGGCTTCGACCCAAGCCAACTGCCCCCCGGCATGGACGTGTTCGATGTGTTGGCAAAATTACCCGCTGCACAACTTTCACAGATCACCGATTCAGTCGATGAAAAATTCTCCGCGCTGGGCGAACCGATGATCGTGCAGGCGGGTGTGAACGTCGTCCGCAATGAATACGAAGCGCTCGGCATGGATACCGAAAAACTCCAGAGCAATTACATCCTCACCTCTGGTGCGTGGATGCTGGGTTTGACCCTTCTCTCCGGCATTGCGACCATCATCGTTGGCTATCTTTCTGCGAAAATCGCCGCAGGCATGGCGCGTGATATTCGCCGTGATGTTTTTCAGCATGTAGAAAGTTTCTCCAGCACCGAGTTCGACAAGTTCTCGACCGCATCACTCATCACCCGCACCACCAACGACGTGACCCAGATCCAAATGGTCAGCATGATGATGATCCGCATGATGTTCTACGCGCCGCTGATGGGCGTGGGCGGCATCATCAAGGTCATCTCCAATGACTCACCGCTGGCGTGGATCATCGGCGTGGCGGTTCTGATGCTGGTGAGTTTGATCGCCATCGTCTTCTCGCTCTCGCTGCCCAAGTTCAAGATCATCCAATCGCTGACCGACCGCATCAACCTCGTGGCGCGCGAAAACCTGACCGGTATGATGGTCGTCCGCGCCTTTACGATGGAAGGCTTTGAAGAGAAACGCTTCGATGTAGCCAACAAAGATCTGACCGCCGTCAGCCTGTTCATCAACCGCGTGATGGTGGTGATGATGCCGCTGATGATGCTCATCATGAACGTGATGCTGCTGGGCGTGATCTGGTTCGGCGCGAACGAAGTTGCCGCCTCGAACATGCAAGTCGGGGACATGATGGCATTCATGCAGTACGCCATGCAGATCGTGATGGCGTTCCTGATGCTCTCGATGATGTTCATCATGATTCCGCGTGCCTCGGTCTCCGCAGACCGCATCCACGAGGTGTTGAGCACTGTGCCGCACATCCACGACCCGAAGGAAGCCAGGAAATTCGCCGAACCCTTCAAGGGCGAGATCGAATTCCGCAATGTCTCCTTCCGCTACCCGGGCGGTGACATTGACGCGGTGCAAAACATCAGCTTTGTAGCCAAGCCTGGGCAGACCACCGCATTTATCGGGTCGACCGGAGCCGGAAAGTCCACCATCGTCAATCTCATTCCGCGCTTCTACGAAGTTTCAGATGGCTCGATCTTCATCGACGGCATCGACATCCGCGATGTGACCCAGCACGACTTGCGCGAAAAGATCGGCTACGTGCCGCAAAAGTCCGCGCTGTTCTCGGGCACCATTGAAAGCAATATGTTGTACGCTGACAAGAATGCCACAAAAGACATGCTCGACTCGGCAATTGAAATTGCCCAAGCCAAAGAATTCGTGAACGAGAAACCCGAAGGCATGGCAACCGAAATTGCCCAAGGCGGCACCAACGTCTCTGGCGGGCAGAAGCAGCGCCTTTCGATCGCGCGTGCCATCGTCAAGAAGCCGCCGATCTACATCCTCGACGACAGCTTCTCGGCACTCGACTTCAAAACCGACTCGGCTCTGCGCCGCGCTTTCAAAGAAAAATCAAAAGACAGCACGCTGTTGATCGTCACCCAGCGCGTCTCGACCATCAAGAATGCCGAACAGATCATCGTGCTGGATGATGGCAAGATCGTCGGCAAAGGAACGCATAACGAGCTTATGGAAACCTGTGAAACCTATAAAGAAATCGCCTTGTCACAGTTGAACATGGAGGAATTAGCATGATGCAGCGTCCTGGTCAACAACAGCAAGGTCCACGCATGGGCGGTCCGATGGGCGGACACATGATGGGTGGTCCCGTCGCCAAAGCCCGCGACTTCAAAGGCACGATGAAGAAACTCATCGAGTATCTAGGTGCCTATCGCGGTCTGATCATCGTCGTCTTCATCTTCGCCGTCTTCTCCACCGCCGCCAGCATTGCCGGTCCGAAAATTCTCGGCAATGCCACGACGAAACTTTTTGAAGGCGTGATGGCGGAACTGAACGGTACGGGCGAGATCGACTTCGCCTACATCGGACGCATCGCTCTCATAACGTTGGGCTTGTATCTCGTCTCCGCGCTTTTTGCCTATATCCAAGGCTGGATCATGGCAAACGTCTCGACGGATATCGCCTACCGTTTCCGCCGCGACCTCTCCGAGAAAATGAACCGCATGCCACTGCGCTATTTCGACGGCACGACTCACGGCGAAGTGCTCTCGCGCATCACCAACGATGTCGATACGCTCAACCAGACCCTCAGCCAAAGCCTGACCCAGATCATCACCTCGCTGGTGACGGTGGTCGGTGTGCTGATCATGATGCTCTCCATCAGCTGGCAGATGACGCTGGTGGCGCTGGTAGTCATTCCGCTTTCGATGGTGACCGTGATGCTGATCGTGCGACAGTCACAGAAGTTCTTCAAACAGCAGCAGGAATATCTCGGTCACGTCAACGGGCATGTGGAAGAGATGTACGGCGGTCACATCGTGATGAAAGCCTTCAATGGCGAAGCCGAAAGCATCTCCAAGTTCGACCAGTCGAATAACACGCTCTACGACTCGGCGTGGAAGTCTCAATTCCTCTCCGGCTTGATGATGCCGATCATGATGTTCATCGGCAACCTTGGTTATGTGGCAGTTGCCATCCTCGGCGGGTATCTCGCCATCCGCAATGCCATCACCGTCGGCGACATTCAAGCCTTCATTCAATACATGCGCTCGTTCACCCAGCCCATCACACAGCTGGCGAACATCTCGAACGTGCTCCAGCAAACTGCCGCCGCCGCGGAGCGTGTCTTTGAATTCCTCGATGAAAAAGAAGAAGTGGAAGATACCACCTCCCCCATCAAGCTCGACAGCGTGAACGGACATGTGGAATTCAAGGATGTCCACTTCGGCTACGATCTGGCGAAGCCGGTCATCAACAACTTCTCAGCGGAGGCAGAGCCCGGGCACAAGATCGCAATCGTCGGTCCGACCGGAGCCGGAAAGACCACCATGGTCAAACTGCTGATGCGCTTCTATGATATCGACAGCGGCAAAATCATGATCGACGGGCACGACATCCGCGACTTTACGCGCAAAGACCTGCGCAAGATGTTCGGCATGGTGCTGCAAGATACCTGGCTTTATAACGGCACGATTATGGAAAACATCCGCTATGGGCGACCCGACGCAACCGATGATGAAGTGATCGCCGCCGCGCAGATGGCGCATGTGGATCATTTCGTCCACACGTTGCCAGATGGCTACAACATGGTCTTGAACGAAGAGACCTCGAACATCTCACAGGGACAGATGCAGTTGCTGACCATCGCGCGCGCCTTCCTCGCCGACCCGAAGATTCTGATTCTTGATGAAGCGACAAGTTCGGTCGATACCCGCACCGAAGTGCTCATCCAACGCGCGATGACCAACCTGATGAAGAACCGCACCTCATTCGTCATCGCGCACCGTCTCTCCACCATCCGTGATGCGGACTTGATCCTCGTGATGAATCATGGCGACATCGTGGAGCAAGGCACCCACAAGGAATTGCTGGCGAAATATGGTTTCTATTACGAGTTGTATATGAGTCAGTTCAAGAAAATGGAAGACGAAACGATAATTGCATAACGGACGATGGACAATAGACGATGGATGATAGACGTGACCCTAGGGTCAATGATCTGTCGTCCATCGTCTCGCAAGTGGTAAACTCACAACCTATGACCGAAACAACTCAGACACTCCCCGAAGATAAACTCGATTTCAAACGCATCCTGCCCATCCTCGTCATCGTCTTTGTAGACTTGATGGGACTTTCCATCATCATTCCATTGTTGCCGCTCTACGCCGCCCGCTTCGGCGCGGATCCGCTCACGGTCGGTGTTCTGCAAGCCTCTTATCCGCTGATGCAGTTCGTCGGCGCGCCGATCCTTGGTCGTCTTTCTGACCGTTTCGGACGCAAGCCGGTACTCATCGCCAGCCAGATAGGCACCCTAAGCGGATTCATCCTGCTCGGATTTGCGAACACGCTCTTCCTTCTTTTTATCTCGCGCATCATAGATGGTCTCTCCGGCGCGAACATCGCCACCGCCCAAGCCGCCATCGCAGACAGCACCAATGAAAAGACCCGCACACAGGGGCTGGGTCTGATCGGCGCGGCATTCGGCGTGGGCTTCGTGCTCGGGCCTGTTCTCGCTTTCATCGTCCTTGCGGCAACGGGTCAGAACTACCAAGCCGTGGCGTGGACTGCAGCCTTGTTTTCGTTCATCTCCATTATGTTGACCACATTTTGGTTCAAGGAAACCATTCAAAATGCCGCCGACCCTGTCGCTTCGCGCAAGCGCCGTCCGTTCTCGTTTGAGGCGCTTCGCAAAGCCGTCAGCAACCCGGCGATCCTTTTGCTGGTGGTCATCATGTTCTTTTATCAGGTGGCATTTGGCGGGTACGAACAACTCTTCTCTTTATTCACCCTTGTCCGCCTCGGCATGGATGCGCGCGATACATCCGGTCTGTTCATGCTGGCAGGAATAATGATCATTGTGGTGCAGGCTGGGTTGGTGGGACGATGGTCGAAAAAATACGGCGATCGCTGGCTGGCATTGATGGGCATTGGCACACTCGCCATCGGCTTGATCGGAACGGGTCTGACTCCCGCTGTGCCTGTGCCTTGGTATGAAAAAGCCCGCGTACTCGAAAGCATGGCAGGCGAAGGCGAATTCCGCGTATCGATGCAGGATATTAATATCGAACTGCCGGATGAATCGGCGAACGGCTGGCTGGGCATTGGCTGGCTCGTGATGGCGAGTATTCCGGCTGCCATCGGCGGCGGGACGCTTCATCCAGCGATCAACAGTCTGGTCTCAAAAGCATCTGATAAATCAGAGGTGGGCGGCAATTTGGGTCTTTCGGCGGCGGCTTACAGCGCAGCAAATGCGATTGCGCCCTTATTCTATGGCTCGCTCTTCCAATGGCTCGGCGCGCCGATTCCGTTTTTGGCGGGCGGGGTAATTTTGTTGGCGTTGTTTTTATTTGCACCAAGGGTGATCAAGCATTAATTGCAGCCCATGAAGATCCTTGCAGAAATTCACCGATCGGATGGCGTCGATGTTCATGGCAGCACCATCCATCGCACCGCGGTACGCGCTGTCATCATCCGCGGGCATGAATTGCTCATGGTCTATTCATCCAAGGTCGGCGATTATAAATTTCCCGGAGGCGGGGTAAATGCGGGTGAGTCTCATGAACATGCACTTGCTCGCGAGCTGCTGGAGGAATGTGGCGCAACCCTCATTGGCGTGGATGGCGAATTGGGGGCAATCATCGAATACGACCATGCCAAAGAGGCTGACTTCGATGTTTTCAAGATGGCTTCCTCATATTATTTTTGCCAGGTTGGGGATGGGTTTGTCAGGCAGACGCTGGATGAGTATGAACACGATCTCGGCTTCCAAGCGGTCTGGATCGATATAAAAGACGCAATTGATGCCAACAAGTCATTACTTTCTCATAATACCCTCCCTGCATGGTTGAAGCGCGAGATTTTTGTACTGGAATATATCAGACAGACAATCATTTGTGAGAATGACACTCGACCGTGACAATGGTCTACGGTCGACCGTCCGCAGTCAAAATTTCCAGCAATTTCGTCGTATCTTCCACGATCTCATCCGCTCCAAATCGCCTTAGCTCAGCTTCTTCGCCAAAACCGCAAAGCACGCCCAGGGTTTGTGCCCCTGCAGATTTCCCCGCGCGTATGTCGACGGTGGTATCGCCGATCATCAAACAATTTTCAGGCGGTACATTCATCTTTTGAGCCGCCAGAAGGACCGGGTCGGGGTATGGTTTGGTGTATTTGGCGGAAAGCCCGGTAACGATGGCATCGAAATATCTGACGAGATCGAATTTCTCGAGGAAACGCATCGTCCCCATTTCATCGCGCGCACTAACGATGGCCATTGGGTAACGTCCATGGAGTTGTTTGAGCATTTCGTCCACGCCGGGGACGAGAAGGAATTTTCTCGAAGAAAGCCTCCGGTGGCGCGAAAGCCAGTTTATGAAAGCGACCATCTCATCGTCGAGATGAAGCGAATCTGCCAATCCCAGCAGGGCATTGCCGGGGGATTCGATCCACATGACAAAGCGGCGCGCAGCATGGGCCGGGTCCTTGAAGAGGAGCCGGGGAAAGAATTTCGACACTTTTTGAGCGTAAAGGTCATCTGTATTACTGAGTGTCCCGTCCACATCGAAGCACAAGGCTTTTATCTCTGGTACCTTAAGGGGCATGGATTAATTGTACCAAACGGACTATACTTGACATGGGTATAACATGAAAGAAGAACATTCGCGCTCGCTCCTCGAATTACTGGTAAAAGTCAGCCGTGAAGTGGCGACCGCACTGGACTTGCGGACGGTCCTGCAGCGGGTTCTTTACGCCTGCATCCAGTACGTGGGCGGGGAGCGCGGGAGCGTTGTAGTCATGGACGATCTCGGCAAACCTGTGGACGCCACGATCGTGTATGGCAAACATTTCCACGACCATACCACCCAGCAATTACGCGACACCGTGGAACGAGGGCTGGCTGGATGGGTGGTGCAAAACCGCAAAGCCGCTCTTGTGCCCGATACCAGCAAGGACGAACGCTGGCTCCGCCGCGCAGACGATGCCGCGGAGAAAACCGGACCCAAATCGGCGATCTGTGTACCGTTGATGGCGCGCGAACGTTTTGTGGGGGTGCTGACCCTTGTCCACTCTGTGCCCAATACCTTCAATGAGGAACACCTTGAATTGGTCCAAGCCATTTCCGACCAGGCGAGTGTGGCCGTCCTAAATGCGCGTTTGTACACCGAAACCCAGCGCACAGCCCGGATCATGTCTGCGCTGGCGGAGGGGGCGGCAGCGATCAATTCCTCCCTTGAAATGCAGGATGTGCTCCGGCGCATCCTTAACCAGACCATGCAAGCGCTTCAAGTGGAGACCGTGGCACTGGCGTTGATCGACCCGGCGACCCGGGAACTTGTTGTCAAAGCAGCTGCCGGGAGCAACTCCGGCGGCATTCCAGGATTTCGCATCCCCGCAGGGCAGGGATTGACAGGCAAAGTTGTCGCTCAGAAGCATGGGATCATCTTATCCTCCATCAGCCAGGAATCTGGCATCAACGAAACGGACAGGCTGAACGGACTCGAGATGCGTGCGCTTGCGATCGCCCCGATCCAATCCCACGGAAAAGTCATCGGTGTGCTCGAGGCAGTCAATCCTATCGCCGGTTCCTTCGACCCCGATGCTATGGTTGTGATGACCGGCCTGGGGAATATCGCCGGAAGCACCATTGAAAATTCGCAGCTATTCGAGCAATTGCAACACGCCCACAGGCACTACCGCGAACTTTTCGAAGACAGTGTGGACCCCATTTTGATCACCGACTGGGAAGGGCGGATTTTTGAAGTGAACCGCGGCGCCGTTGAGGTGAGCGGGTATTCCTCCGCAGAACTTCATGCCATGAGCATTGAGCAATTGCATGAGGTCAATTGGGCAAAAGCCGGTTTGAACTTCGAAATGCTTAAGAACGGCAATACCTGCGGGTATGAGTCCAGTCTTTTGCGCAAAGACGGCGGCATGGTGTCGATCGAGGTCTATGCGCGGCGCGTGGAATTCAACAATACCGAAGCGATCCAATGGATCATGCGGGATATTACCTCGCGCAAGGATCTCGATGCCCTGCGCGACGACATGATCTCCATGATCTTCCACGACCTGCGCTCCCCGCTGGGAAATATCGTTTCGAGCCTGGAGATGATGAGCGCGCTTCTTCCCCAGGATGAAACGCTGAATTCGATGCTCAACATCGCCAAGAATTCAACCGGGCGGATCCACCGCCTGGTGAACTCCCTGCTGGATATCAACCGCCTCGAAGCCGGTCAGCAGATCGTGGATCAGAACTCCATCGACCCGGTGGCGCTGGTGCGCGAAGCAATCCGGGACGTGGAGCCTTCCGTTGCCGCCCGCCAACAAATCCTGACCAACCGCGCCACAAGCGTCCTGCCATTGGTATGGGTGGACGTGGATATGATCTACCGCGTGTTGATCAACCTGCTTGAAAATGCGATCAAGTTCACGCCTGTGGGCAGACGCATCGATATCGGAGCACAAACCGCCCCGGATGGCATGTTCGTCAATTTCTGGGTGCGCGATAATGGCCCCGGCATTCCGCTTTCCGAGCAGGAACGCATCTTCGAAAAGTTCACCCGTCTGCGTGGAAAAAACAAACCGGGCGGATTGGGCGTCGGCCTGGCATTCTGCCGCCTGGCTGTGAATGGCCACGGCGGAAAAATTTGGATCGAAAGCGAAG
This portion of the Anaerolineales bacterium genome encodes:
- a CDS encoding GAF domain-containing protein produces the protein MKEEHSRSLLELLVKVSREVATALDLRTVLQRVLYACIQYVGGERGSVVVMDDLGKPVDATIVYGKHFHDHTTQQLRDTVERGLAGWVVQNRKAALVPDTSKDERWLRRADDAAEKTGPKSAICVPLMARERFVGVLTLVHSVPNTFNEEHLELVQAISDQASVAVLNARLYTETQRTARIMSALAEGAAAINSSLEMQDVLRRILNQTMQALQVETVALALIDPATRELVVKAAAGSNSGGIPGFRIPAGQGLTGKVVAQKHGIILSSISQESGINETDRLNGLEMRALAIAPIQSHGKVIGVLEAVNPIAGSFDPDAMVVMTGLGNIAGSTIENSQLFEQLQHAHRHYRELFEDSVDPILITDWEGRIFEVNRGAVEVSGYSSAELHAMSIEQLHEVNWAKAGLNFEMLKNGNTCGYESSLLRKDGGMVSIEVYARRVEFNNTEAIQWIMRDITSRKDLDALRDDMISMIFHDLRSPLGNIVSSLEMMSALLPQDETLNSMLNIAKNSTGRIHRLVNSLLDINRLEAGQQIVDQNSIDPVALVREAIRDVEPSVAARQQILTNRATSVLPLVWVDVDMIYRVLINLLENAIKFTPVGRRIDIGAQTAPDGMFVNFWVRDNGPGIPLSEQERIFEKFTRLRGKNKPGGLGVGLAFCRLAVNGHGGKIWIESEVDKGATFWVALPVATRKATGTLKRQTGRLTFKPDKDQPTDETKKNG
- a CDS encoding ABC transporter ATP-binding protein, whose translation is MMKLMKFVKPYRWMLLLSITLIFAQANLDLALPDYLSRIVNTGIQQGGVQDSLPEAIRASEMDKVVIFLSAEDKEDILASYSLVTDSSPDYESYLEKYPTLADEPIYVMNDIAQSEVDRLNPIMAKALLTVSGIEQALTDPAAAAQMSGAFGGFDPSQLPPGMDVFDVLAKLPAAQLSQITDSVDEKFSALGEPMIVQAGVNVVRNEYEALGMDTEKLQSNYILTSGAWMLGLTLLSGIATIIVGYLSAKIAAGMARDIRRDVFQHVESFSSTEFDKFSTASLITRTTNDVTQIQMVSMMMIRMMFYAPLMGVGGIIKVISNDSPLAWIIGVAVLMLVSLIAIVFSLSLPKFKIIQSLTDRINLVARENLTGMMVVRAFTMEGFEEKRFDVANKDLTAVSLFINRVMVVMMPLMMLIMNVMLLGVIWFGANEVAASNMQVGDMMAFMQYAMQIVMAFLMLSMMFIMIPRASVSADRIHEVLSTVPHIHDPKEARKFAEPFKGEIEFRNVSFRYPGGDIDAVQNISFVAKPGQTTAFIGSTGAGKSTIVNLIPRFYEVSDGSIFIDGIDIRDVTQHDLREKIGYVPQKSALFSGTIESNMLYADKNATKDMLDSAIEIAQAKEFVNEKPEGMATEIAQGGTNVSGGQKQRLSIARAIVKKPPIYILDDSFSALDFKTDSALRRAFKEKSKDSTLLIVTQRVSTIKNAEQIIVLDDGKIVGKGTHNELMETCETYKEIALSQLNMEELA
- a CDS encoding MarR family transcriptional regulator is translated as MTSTLQIKHSLREWMDVFMHRSMRGWMTFAKSTGLSMPQFSILMQLHHRGPCGMSEISERFDITAAAASQLTDKLVQGGYIERAEDPNDRRAKSIQLTPKGKELVEAGMTERYRWMDELVSKLSAEDKPKVVEALKVLTEAARQLDETA
- a CDS encoding NUDIX domain-containing protein, which gives rise to MKILAEIHRSDGVDVHGSTIHRTAVRAVIIRGHELLMVYSSKVGDYKFPGGGVNAGESHEHALARELLEECGATLIGVDGELGAIIEYDHAKEADFDVFKMASSYYFCQVGDGFVRQTLDEYEHDLGFQAVWIDIKDAIDANKSLLSHNTLPAWLKREIFVLEYIRQTIICENDTRP
- a CDS encoding HAD family hydrolase produces the protein MPLKVPEIKALCFDVDGTLSNTDDLYAQKVSKFFPRLLFKDPAHAARRFVMWIESPGNALLGLADSLHLDDEMVAFINWLSRHRRLSSRKFLLVPGVDEMLKQLHGRYPMAIVSARDEMGTMRFLEKFDLVRYFDAIVTGLSAKYTKPYPDPVLLAAQKMNVPPENCLMIGDTTVDIRAGKSAGAQTLGVLCGFGEEAELRRFGADEIVEDTTKLLEILTADGRP
- a CDS encoding MFS transporter, with product MTETTQTLPEDKLDFKRILPILVIVFVDLMGLSIIIPLLPLYAARFGADPLTVGVLQASYPLMQFVGAPILGRLSDRFGRKPVLIASQIGTLSGFILLGFANTLFLLFISRIIDGLSGANIATAQAAIADSTNEKTRTQGLGLIGAAFGVGFVLGPVLAFIVLAATGQNYQAVAWTAALFSFISIMLTTFWFKETIQNAADPVASRKRRPFSFEALRKAVSNPAILLLVVIMFFYQVAFGGYEQLFSLFTLVRLGMDARDTSGLFMLAGIMIIVVQAGLVGRWSKKYGDRWLALMGIGTLAIGLIGTGLTPAVPVPWYEKARVLESMAGEGEFRVSMQDINIELPDESANGWLGIGWLVMASIPAAIGGGTLHPAINSLVSKASDKSEVGGNLGLSAAAYSAANAIAPLFYGSLFQWLGAPIPFLAGGVILLALFLFAPRVIKH
- a CDS encoding ABC transporter ATP-binding protein, which gives rise to MMQRPGQQQQGPRMGGPMGGHMMGGPVAKARDFKGTMKKLIEYLGAYRGLIIVVFIFAVFSTAASIAGPKILGNATTKLFEGVMAELNGTGEIDFAYIGRIALITLGLYLVSALFAYIQGWIMANVSTDIAYRFRRDLSEKMNRMPLRYFDGTTHGEVLSRITNDVDTLNQTLSQSLTQIITSLVTVVGVLIMMLSISWQMTLVALVVIPLSMVTVMLIVRQSQKFFKQQQEYLGHVNGHVEEMYGGHIVMKAFNGEAESISKFDQSNNTLYDSAWKSQFLSGLMMPIMMFIGNLGYVAVAILGGYLAIRNAITVGDIQAFIQYMRSFTQPITQLANISNVLQQTAAAAERVFEFLDEKEEVEDTTSPIKLDSVNGHVEFKDVHFGYDLAKPVINNFSAEAEPGHKIAIVGPTGAGKTTMVKLLMRFYDIDSGKIMIDGHDIRDFTRKDLRKMFGMVLQDTWLYNGTIMENIRYGRPDATDDEVIAAAQMAHVDHFVHTLPDGYNMVLNEETSNISQGQMQLLTIARAFLADPKILILDEATSSVDTRTEVLIQRAMTNLMKNRTSFVIAHRLSTIRDADLILVMNHGDIVEQGTHKELLAKYGFYYELYMSQFKKMEDETIIA
- a CDS encoding EamA family transporter, with product MLSILLGLASALSWGAGDFTGGLAARKVGAYRSVFYAEVIGVVFLFLVLAFVNEPLPDRRAQIFALLAGALGTIGLMLLYHSMTLGLMSVAAPVSALLAAVLPVLVGIFTEGIPGIPTLIGFGFALFAVWMVSQSEGGVKDILSHLSDLKLPLLAGIGFGFYFVLMHQAARDGGAVWHMVFSRTGGMALIVTYLSVTRSSWKIEPSSLPIISLNGILDLGGNFFFILAGQAGRLDVASVLSSLFPGATVILAWIFLKERLSRNQWVGVFCALIAIVLLTL